From the Acidobacteriota bacterium genome, one window contains:
- a CDS encoding VCBS repeat-containing protein gives MMKPSVLLSLVVLLALLLQGAAGTLDESGDGAAAAGGRFRVVHEGFEAFSGGEFEHAGQNIYVSRGGRIQLIHRWDLNNDGYYEFVFSNTHNVMLGGVDALGYLQTARGFRSAVSPVHRSIALYDLWLQEEKSRDRVVRFPVERPGAVQFHDLDRDGWTDILFASSGAGDTVSTDSLVYWGDATGYRTLRRVELPTVGARDLAVGDLNRDGYTDIVFANSGSRKPLSTGEGSYIYWGSSDRYGIHHRSVVPTRSAIGCALGDLNGDGHLDLIFATSEQGRGGLWFFPGSPEGPDLEAVVKVPVDDLQSVRVGSADGLGRVVLALSKKSLRLFAWDSGSLVEKKTVSLGGARAVMADLDQDRRADLVVASGDRSAVLWGKSGWSTDGALWLPTLEATDVTVADLNGDDRPDIAFANQLQGTHGDLDVASYVYWGESWGYGPESRTDLQTFGATAVAVGDIDRDGRPDLLFGNSGSGIQGGKGEEIYVYWGRPHRGYSPAAMTAYPCVMGMATLMADLDDDDHAELLVANSGRHYSGKPGASYIYRGGSSGPALEGRLDISAQEVGSWSVADLNRDGFLDALACDFDTLAIAWGSAAGFSTDPQRVEGVAKTTQNCRLVDFNRDGWLDVLVADVQGVRSRVLLGDGQGFSLDRSAWVEAAFVANSEFADLDGDGWLDMMLTRSYNSFDRNDSWIRIYPGGPEGFAQTHRFEFATAGAFDMAVADLDSDGDLDIAVSQYASRDRRNLPVYLFWNDGGGRFSSGRRTDLPAESSSGLLAADFDEDGHPDLLVFNHKTTYKEDNHSNESFVYWGSAQGYHTRNRSYLPAHGPHFMQNVDIGNLSSRRAEESYLSVPIEVPPRSARLVLSFQADTPLGSRVSVAVRTAGTSAELAKAAWRKPGPAGEFAVRKDDRWLQYRATLKAGRGHATPYLTRVAVEAVGE, from the coding sequence ATGATGAAGCCTTCGGTGCTGTTGAGCCTGGTTGTGCTGCTGGCGCTCTTACTGCAGGGGGCGGCAGGAACGCTGGATGAGTCGGGTGATGGCGCCGCTGCCGCTGGCGGCCGCTTCAGGGTTGTCCACGAAGGGTTCGAGGCCTTCTCCGGGGGAGAGTTCGAGCATGCCGGTCAAAATATCTACGTCTCCCGAGGCGGGCGCATCCAGCTCATTCACCGTTGGGATCTGAACAACGACGGCTACTACGAGTTTGTCTTCAGCAATACCCACAACGTGATGCTGGGCGGGGTGGATGCGCTGGGATACCTGCAGACTGCTCGGGGATTTCGTTCAGCCGTCTCTCCCGTCCATCGCTCCATTGCGCTTTACGACCTGTGGCTCCAGGAAGAGAAGAGCCGCGACCGGGTGGTCCGGTTTCCGGTCGAACGTCCCGGTGCGGTGCAGTTTCACGATCTGGATCGGGACGGCTGGACAGACATACTCTTTGCCTCCTCGGGAGCCGGAGACACCGTCTCGACCGACAGCCTGGTCTACTGGGGCGATGCTACCGGGTATCGGACGCTGAGACGGGTGGAGCTGCCGACGGTCGGAGCCCGGGATCTGGCGGTCGGCGACCTGAATCGGGACGGCTACACCGACATCGTTTTTGCCAATTCCGGCAGCCGAAAGCCTCTGAGCACAGGCGAGGGATCTTACATCTACTGGGGTTCGAGCGATCGCTACGGGATCCATCACCGGAGCGTGGTGCCGACCCGATCCGCCATCGGCTGCGCCTTGGGAGATCTGAACGGGGACGGCCACCTGGACTTGATCTTCGCCACCTCGGAGCAGGGCCGGGGGGGGCTGTGGTTCTTTCCGGGCTCTCCCGAAGGACCGGATCTGGAAGCGGTGGTCAAGGTTCCGGTTGACGACCTGCAGTCGGTGCGTGTCGGAAGCGCCGACGGCTTGGGCAGGGTGGTATTGGCTCTTTCCAAAAAAAGCTTGCGGTTGTTTGCCTGGGATTCGGGGAGCCTGGTGGAGAAGAAGACCGTCTCCCTGGGAGGAGCGCGTGCCGTCATGGCCGATCTGGATCAGGATCGGCGGGCCGACCTGGTGGTGGCCAGCGGCGACCGCTCCGCCGTTCTGTGGGGGAAGTCGGGCTGGTCGACCGATGGAGCCCTGTGGTTGCCAACCCTGGAGGCCACCGACGTGACGGTTGCCGATCTCAATGGCGACGACAGGCCCGATATCGCCTTTGCCAACCAGTTGCAGGGAACCCACGGGGATCTGGATGTGGCTTCCTATGTCTATTGGGGAGAATCCTGGGGCTATGGGCCGGAAAGCCGCACCGACCTCCAGACCTTTGGAGCCACGGCCGTAGCCGTCGGAGACATCGACCGTGACGGGCGGCCGGACCTCCTCTTCGGAAACTCGGGCAGTGGCATCCAGGGGGGAAAGGGTGAAGAGATCTACGTCTACTGGGGCCGACCCCACCGGGGCTACAGCCCCGCGGCCATGACGGCCTATCCGTGCGTGATGGGGATGGCGACACTGATGGCCGATCTGGATGACGACGATCACGCCGAGCTGCTGGTGGCCAATTCCGGCCGCCACTATAGTGGGAAACCGGGGGCCAGCTACATTTACCGAGGTGGCAGCTCCGGGCCGGCCTTGGAGGGTCGGCTGGACATTTCCGCGCAGGAGGTGGGGTCCTGGTCGGTGGCCGACCTCAATCGCGATGGCTTCCTGGATGCCCTGGCTTGCGACTTCGATACCCTGGCCATTGCCTGGGGTTCGGCAGCGGGATTTTCCACCGATCCCCAACGCGTCGAGGGAGTTGCCAAGACCACCCAGAACTGCCGGCTGGTAGACTTCAACCGGGATGGCTGGCTGGATGTGCTGGTGGCCGATGTGCAGGGAGTCAGGAGCCGGGTGTTGTTGGGAGACGGGCAGGGCTTCTCACTGGACCGGTCGGCCTGGGTGGAGGCGGCCTTTGTCGCCAACAGCGAATTTGCCGACCTGGACGGGGACGGTTGGCTGGACATGATGCTCACCCGGTCCTACAACTCCTTCGACCGCAACGACTCCTGGATCCGCATCTACCCGGGTGGCCCCGAGGGTTTTGCGCAGACCCACCGGTTCGAGTTCGCCACCGCCGGTGCATTCGACATGGCCGTGGCTGACCTCGACAGCGACGGCGACCTGGACATCGCCGTTTCGCAGTACGCTTCCAGGGATCGGCGCAATCTGCCCGTCTACCTCTTCTGGAACGATGGCGGCGGCCGGTTTTCTTCCGGAAGACGGACGGATCTACCGGCGGAAAGCTCTTCCGGACTGCTGGCCGCGGATTTCGACGAAGACGGGCACCCGGACCTGCTGGTTTTCAACCACAAGACCACCTACAAGGAAGACAATCACAGCAACGAGAGCTTCGTCTACTGGGGGTCCGCCCAAGGCTACCACACCCGCAACCGCAGCTATTTGCCGGCCCACGGGCCCCACTTCATGCAGAACGTCGACATCGGAAACCTGTCCAGCCGCAGGGCGGAGGAGTCCTACCTTTCGGTCCCGATCGAGGTGCCCCCGAGGTCGGCCAGGCTGGTACTCTCCTTCCAGGCGGACACTCCGCTGGGTTCAAGGGTGAGCGTCGCAGTTCGAACGGCCGGCACCTCGGCCGAGCTGGCAAAAGCTGCCTGGCGGAAACCGGGACCCGCCGGCGAGTTCGCTGTCCGGAAGGACGATCGCTGGCTGCAGTACCGGGCGACGCTCAAGGCGGGGCGGGGACATGCCACGCCCTACCTGACCCGCGTGGCCGTTGAAGCGGTGGGAGAGTGA
- a CDS encoding lytic transglycosylase domain-containing protein, with product MATPTKISTSGWHLNRHMAAAVCLFTLAVCPSSNGGEIGSFTDPDGRRTFSNTGNIAVSRSSATAEPGSPPRTRRRGQPPAGIGTLIDRIARKHGMDPELVRVVARVESNYNPTAISPKGALGVMQLLPATAERFGVADAYDPAQNIEGGIRYLKFLRDQFPDNLSLVLAAYNAGENAVRKHGGIPPYQETRDYVRKIRQLYGRDLSDTADGGLKPDIVSYRDSAGRLVYSNLESGYR from the coding sequence ATGGCTACCCCCACGAAAATCAGCACTTCCGGTTGGCACCTGAACCGACACATGGCTGCGGCCGTCTGCCTGTTCACCCTGGCGGTGTGCCCCTCCTCGAACGGCGGAGAGATCGGCAGCTTCACCGATCCCGACGGACGCCGCACATTTTCCAATACCGGCAACATCGCCGTCTCCCGCTCCTCCGCGACGGCGGAGCCGGGCTCGCCACCGAGGACTCGCAGAAGGGGTCAGCCCCCTGCCGGGATCGGAACACTCATCGATCGCATCGCCCGAAAGCACGGGATGGATCCGGAACTGGTCAGGGTGGTGGCGAGGGTGGAGTCCAACTACAATCCGACGGCAATCTCCCCCAAGGGAGCCCTGGGAGTCATGCAGTTGCTGCCGGCGACGGCCGAGCGGTTCGGCGTGGCCGACGCATACGATCCCGCCCAGAATATCGAGGGAGGAATTCGGTACCTCAAGTTCCTGCGGGATCAGTTTCCCGACAACCTTTCGCTGGTGCTGGCAGCCTACAACGCCGGTGAAAATGCCGTCCGGAAGCATGGCGGCATTCCTCCCTACCAGGAAACTCGGGACTATGTCCGCAAGATCAGGCAGCTCTATGGCCGGGACCTGTCGGACACGGCCGACGGTGGGCTCAAGCCGGATATCGTCAGCTATCGGGATTCCGCCGGCCGCCTGGTCTATTCCAACCTGGAATCAGGCTACCGCTAG
- the alaS gene encoding alanine--tRNA ligase has protein sequence MTGNETRRQFLDYFQQRGHRIVKSSSLVPADDPTLLFTNAGMNQFKDVFLGRETRDYLRATTSQKCVRAGGKHNDFENVGKTARHHTFFEMLGNFSFGDYFKSEAIPLAWELVTEVYGLNPEQLWITVYQDDDDAHRIWNREVGVPSERIFRLGEKDNFWAMGDTGPCGPCSEIHFDQGPAGGEAGYSQCSQCSFPCECGRFVEIWNLVFMEFDRQNSGQLVPLPKPSVDTGMGLERMTAVLQGKQSNYDTDLLKPLTQYAAEISRRDYGSDKAADVSMRVIADHARATAFLVSDGVVPSNDGRGYVLRKIMRRGIRHGRLIGIEDEFLHRMGDRVADLMQDAYPELASTREYVSRVVRHEEQRFSSTLRIALDQLSEVLDRLEPSGSHGGSLPGEVMFKFYDTYGLPLDLMQEIADESGLILDKEGFNRRLAAQRERGRASWKETATAAGSAPPPTAEKTRFLGYTQLDTEEAIIEGILIQGKQAALLPAGTVGEVFLDRTPFYAETGGQVGDAGVLKGDESEAVVQDTYPAPPGYSAHRVRCARGTLQVGDRVEARVDGTRRDSIRKNHTATHLLHAALHQLVGFHVKQSGSLVAPDRLRFDFTHYAALSPEDLIEIEDLVNRKVMDNLPVTTLVQDLNQAVSEGAMALFGEKYGERVRVVSVNGFSKELCGGTHVSRTGDIGLFKIVSESGIAAGVRRIEAITGTGALRRFRQDEALLGQLEGLSKGTRPELVESVRRYQASIRSLEKELQEMRYRLAQDRVGQLLHSARSVNDVKVLTSVVERLDKASLRNLADELKSRIGRGVVVLATSGSGKVSLVAAITPDLTSRLHAGRMVKEIALLVGGGGGGRPDLAEAGGKDPSKLPLALEAVADYVEKHVEGAG, from the coding sequence GTGACCGGAAACGAAACCCGCAGGCAGTTCCTGGATTATTTTCAACAGCGAGGGCACCGAATCGTCAAGAGCTCCTCGCTGGTCCCCGCCGACGACCCCACGCTGCTGTTCACCAACGCAGGCATGAACCAGTTCAAGGACGTTTTCCTGGGGCGGGAGACGCGGGACTACCTCCGGGCCACCACCTCCCAGAAATGCGTCCGGGCAGGCGGAAAGCACAACGACTTCGAGAATGTGGGAAAGACCGCCAGGCACCACACCTTCTTCGAAATGCTGGGGAACTTCTCCTTCGGCGACTACTTCAAGTCGGAAGCCATCCCCCTGGCGTGGGAACTGGTGACCGAAGTGTACGGGCTCAATCCGGAACAACTCTGGATCACGGTCTATCAGGACGATGATGACGCGCACCGGATCTGGAACCGGGAGGTCGGGGTTCCGTCCGAACGCATCTTTCGCCTGGGTGAGAAGGACAACTTCTGGGCCATGGGGGACACCGGCCCCTGCGGCCCCTGTTCCGAGATTCACTTCGACCAGGGGCCGGCAGGCGGCGAGGCCGGATATTCGCAATGTTCGCAGTGCAGCTTTCCCTGCGAATGCGGCCGCTTCGTCGAAATCTGGAACCTGGTGTTCATGGAGTTCGACCGGCAGAACTCGGGGCAACTGGTTCCCTTGCCCAAGCCCTCGGTGGACACCGGCATGGGCCTGGAGCGAATGACGGCGGTGCTCCAGGGAAAGCAAAGCAACTACGACACGGACCTGCTGAAGCCGCTGACGCAATACGCGGCCGAAATATCCCGACGGGACTACGGCAGCGACAAGGCCGCCGACGTTTCCATGCGGGTGATCGCGGATCACGCCAGGGCGACGGCTTTCCTCGTCAGTGACGGCGTCGTGCCCTCCAACGACGGCCGCGGCTATGTCCTGCGCAAAATCATGCGCCGCGGCATCCGGCACGGAAGGCTCATCGGAATCGAGGACGAATTTCTGCACCGCATGGGCGACCGGGTAGCGGATCTCATGCAGGATGCCTATCCGGAGCTGGCCTCAACGCGGGAGTACGTATCCCGGGTGGTGCGCCACGAGGAGCAGCGTTTCTCTTCCACGCTGCGGATTGCCCTGGACCAGCTCAGTGAGGTGCTGGACCGACTGGAACCGTCCGGGAGCCACGGGGGCAGTCTGCCGGGTGAGGTCATGTTCAAGTTCTATGACACCTACGGCCTGCCCTTGGACCTGATGCAGGAGATCGCGGACGAGAGTGGACTGATCCTGGACAAAGAGGGTTTCAATCGGCGCCTGGCGGCTCAGCGCGAGAGGGGACGTGCCAGTTGGAAGGAAACGGCTACCGCCGCCGGCTCAGCACCCCCGCCCACGGCGGAGAAGACCCGATTCCTGGGCTACACCCAGCTTGATACCGAGGAGGCGATCATCGAGGGCATCCTGATCCAGGGGAAGCAGGCCGCCTTGCTGCCTGCCGGCACGGTGGGAGAAGTCTTCCTGGACCGGACCCCTTTCTACGCGGAAACAGGTGGCCAGGTTGGAGACGCCGGGGTCTTGAAGGGCGACGAGTCCGAAGCCGTTGTGCAGGACACCTATCCCGCCCCTCCCGGCTACTCGGCTCACCGGGTCAGGTGCGCCCGGGGAACCCTGCAGGTGGGCGACAGGGTGGAGGCCCGGGTGGACGGGACGCGCCGTGATTCCATCAGGAAAAACCACACCGCCACCCACCTGCTCCATGCGGCCCTCCACCAACTGGTCGGGTTTCACGTCAAACAGTCGGGCTCGCTGGTGGCTCCCGATCGCTTGCGCTTCGATTTCACCCACTATGCGGCCCTGTCGCCGGAGGACCTTATCGAGATCGAGGACCTGGTGAACCGCAAGGTGATGGACAACCTGCCCGTCACCACTCTGGTCCAGGACTTGAACCAGGCGGTTTCGGAAGGAGCCATGGCTCTTTTCGGCGAGAAGTACGGAGAACGGGTGAGGGTGGTGTCGGTGAACGGTTTCAGCAAGGAGCTTTGCGGCGGCACCCACGTTTCCCGCACCGGCGACATAGGATTGTTCAAGATCGTCAGCGAGAGCGGGATCGCGGCAGGGGTCCGCCGCATTGAAGCCATTACGGGAACCGGAGCACTGCGGCGCTTTCGCCAGGACGAAGCACTGCTCGGCCAGTTGGAGGGACTTTCCAAGGGAACTCGGCCCGAGCTGGTGGAGTCGGTCCGCCGGTACCAGGCCTCCATCAGGTCTCTGGAGAAGGAACTCCAGGAGATGCGCTACCGGCTGGCGCAGGACCGCGTCGGGCAACTGCTGCATTCCGCCAGGAGCGTCAATGACGTCAAGGTCTTGACTTCGGTGGTGGAACGGCTGGACAAGGCCTCGCTGCGCAATCTGGCGGACGAGTTGAAGTCGCGGATTGGCCGCGGCGTGGTGGTGCTGGCCACTTCCGGTTCCGGAAAAGTCTCCCTGGTCGCGGCCATCACCCCCGACCTGACTTCCCGCCTGCACGCAGGCAGGATGGTCAAGGAAATCGCCTTGCTGGTCGGCGGCGGCGGTGGCGGCAGACCGGATCTGGCCGAAGCCGGGGGCAAGGACCCCAGCAAACTACCCCTGGCGCTGGAGGCGGTTGCCGACTACGTCGAGAAGCATGTCGAAGGGGCGGGTTGA
- a CDS encoding regulatory protein RecX, with the protein MTTRIGWPSYDSDSPTPPHRSVSQEPRPHHSESLFQWALRALGRKVHSTRELEVKLLARTDDASAVAGVLGRLKADGYLDDRQCIETLAAVRLRRGDSGRSRLQREMAARGLPGDLVNQVLDEMFPPEEELDHLRRSLERKLEALTEPLDEKRVARLYNYLLARGFPPEAVRREVRKRFHRIVEWGD; encoded by the coding sequence ATGACCACCCGGATTGGCTGGCCTTCGTATGACTCCGACAGCCCCACCCCCCCACATCGCTCCGTGAGCCAGGAGCCCCGACCCCACCATTCAGAGTCCCTCTTCCAATGGGCCCTCCGGGCCCTGGGCCGGAAGGTCCACTCCACCCGGGAGCTGGAAGTCAAGCTGCTGGCCCGGACCGATGATGCGTCCGCGGTGGCCGGCGTCCTTGGCCGTTTGAAGGCGGACGGCTATCTGGACGACCGCCAGTGCATCGAGACTCTTGCGGCCGTGCGCCTCCGCCGCGGCGACAGCGGCCGCTCCAGGCTGCAGAGAGAAATGGCTGCTCGGGGGCTGCCCGGGGACCTGGTCAACCAGGTCCTGGACGAGATGTTCCCGCCGGAAGAGGAGCTGGACCATTTGCGCCGCAGCCTGGAACGCAAGCTGGAGGCCTTGACCGAGCCATTGGATGAAAAAAGAGTGGCCAGGCTCTATAATTACCTGCTCGCCCGGGGCTTTCCTCCAGAGGCGGTTCGCCGGGAGGTCAGAAAGCGATTCCATCGAATCGTTGAATGGGGGGATTGA
- a CDS encoding branched-chain amino acid transaminase — translation MPIPKSQKIWFNGHFVPWDDAKIHVLSHVVNYGSAVFEGIRCYHTVKGSAVFCLERHVERLLNSAKLYRMEIPYSAEDLCQAILGTIRENKLKECYIRPIILRGYGEIGVNPLGCPLEVVIAVWEWGQYLGKEALEQGVDVCVSSWNRIAPNTLPTLAKAGANYMNSQLIKMEAMQGGYSEGIALDTAGYVSEGSGENIFVIQEGVVLTPALASSVLPGITRRAVIEICRDLDIEVREHGIARELLYLADELFFTGTAAEVTPIRSVDKISVGSGRRGPVTARIQQRFFQIVEGKSDDHPDWLAFV, via the coding sequence TTGCCCATTCCCAAGTCGCAAAAGATCTGGTTCAACGGGCATTTCGTCCCCTGGGACGACGCCAAGATCCACGTACTCTCCCATGTGGTGAATTACGGATCCGCCGTTTTCGAAGGCATTCGCTGCTACCACACGGTCAAGGGATCGGCGGTATTCTGCCTGGAAAGACACGTGGAGCGCCTCCTGAATTCGGCCAAGCTCTATCGCATGGAGATTCCCTACTCTGCCGAGGATCTCTGCCAGGCCATTCTGGGCACCATTCGGGAAAACAAACTGAAGGAATGTTACATCCGTCCCATCATTCTCAGGGGCTACGGCGAGATTGGCGTCAACCCGCTGGGCTGCCCCCTGGAGGTCGTCATCGCCGTCTGGGAGTGGGGCCAGTACCTCGGCAAGGAAGCTCTGGAGCAAGGCGTGGATGTCTGCGTCTCCTCCTGGAACCGTATTGCGCCCAATACCCTCCCCACCCTGGCCAAGGCGGGAGCCAACTATATGAACTCCCAGCTCATAAAGATGGAAGCCATGCAGGGCGGCTATTCGGAGGGCATTGCACTGGACACCGCCGGTTACGTCAGCGAAGGCAGCGGCGAGAACATCTTTGTCATCCAGGAGGGCGTGGTGCTGACGCCCGCGCTGGCCTCCTCGGTTCTCCCCGGAATCACTCGGCGTGCAGTCATCGAGATCTGCCGCGACCTCGACATTGAAGTTCGGGAGCATGGCATCGCGCGGGAACTTCTCTACCTGGCAGACGAGTTGTTCTTTACGGGAACCGCCGCAGAAGTCACGCCGATCCGCAGCGTGGACAAGATCAGCGTTGGCAGCGGCCGCCGGGGACCGGTCACCGCCAGAATCCAGCAACGATTCTTTCAGATCGTTGAAGGCAAGAGCGATGACCACCCGGATTGGCTGGCCTTCGTATGA